A stretch of the Conger conger chromosome 3, fConCon1.1, whole genome shotgun sequence genome encodes the following:
- the ercc6l gene encoding DNA excision repair protein ERCC-6-like, giving the protein MMDFPNIEKCEAPVEEITEKMQKSFSIDEEDMETYRMYINDGKDAAREGNLSQALEMFKSAYKIHSSEKLKSRMKKIEETLQEIASQGFDEDDDFVNVNDSGFMLFKELYNKLYDYQKEGVAFLYGLHRDGKKGGILADDMGLGKTIQIIAFLSGMYDHELVNYTLLVMPTSLLANWTKEFAKWAPGMRVKEFHGSKAERNRNLVRIQRKGGVVITTYNMLLTNWELLSSCNGREFRWDYVILDEAHKIKSSSTKTAKSAHAIPAKHRILLTGTPVQNNLSELWALFNFAFQGALLGTARTFKTEYENPITRARERDATPGEKALGLKISENLMAIINPYFMRRTKQEVQMKKKNDTDGRQSTMDVDNKENENPRAGGADMPTLTRKNDLIVWTYLSTIQEDIYRQFISLDHIKELLTTCRSPLAELTVLKKLCDHPRLLSARAVAQLGLEEGINPREPHDENESAACQIDHIPDETLVSESGKLTFLVALLERLREEGHRTLVFSHSRKMLDIIERVLTNKGFKLMRVDGTVIHLHERERRIAVFQKNKQYTVFLLTTQVGGVGITLTAANRVVIFDPSWNPATDAQAVDRAYRIGQTENVVIYRLITCGTVEEKIYRRQVFKDSLIRQTTGDKKNPFRYFSQQQLRELFKLEETRSSSTQQQLQSMHSNQRRTDAELDEHIAYLHSMDMFGISDHDLLFSHDAAAHEDYPEDQESQCYIENRVLKAHELMKAESEMQKQFVENIASRTEPAYLRNPGPGKRSTESKPVKVQPAISPVRIHVSNEVSPAVVDLTQSSLDSDEHVHNLSNKLGEFVLDCSTEYKKSPEQVKIEDEMYSRNSPSVIHSLIEVHSYSENEVADPSVHGDDERMTSIHGDNDSVLSVHDSINVEGLAHSDHGEQSCRSDNLEKAEVLPTIQHSPSVNFDTNVVECDPAVHCQINSKWSVLQESDIDNEGDPEQSWKSNSESFQGNFNLQLEDSGEEMFPDKENGALVEENPGLQLQMEASVNVSATESRSANCISEEDPTEDPSLLFSLKKKPTQVIYDSEEEEENSNHDNGDFHLKRSFNEPLKGVECSTPKPVKTASFLLSSTPHRKSIGLNVSVASRRSLVESMIEDVEDLLEDMDAEEAEQSGTVPESTGSYSESVMEEEEPSGETLNTESEETGSQSMFNQTGEAEPTDGGSLLEESTGDCELASGESMEQCTQGQTQNNNAASSIVSKSAHLPEDEYESLLRTGKEFYSAGKLEEALDLFLKAIDIRSGDPEIQLMTIQLYRRLSQL; this is encoded by the exons ATGATGGATTTCCCAAATATAGAAAAATGTGAGGCTCCTGTTGAGGAGATTACTGAGAAGATGCAGAA GTCATTTTCCATTGATGAGGAGGACATGGAGACCTATCGCAT gTACATTAACGATGGCAAGGATGCAGCCAGGGAAGGAAATTTGTCACAAGCCCTAGAGATGTTCAAGTCAGCCTACAAGATACATTCCTCTGAGAAACTTAAAAGCAGAATGAAGAAGATTGAGGAGACTTTGCAGGAAATTGCAAGTCAAGGATTTGATGAGGACGATGACTTTGTTAATGTGAACGACTCTGGCTTTATGCTCTTTAAAGAACTGTATAACAAACTGTATGATTATCAGAAAGAAGGTGTTGCCTTTCTCTATGGTTTGCATAGAGATGGTAAAAAGGGGGGCATTTTGGCTGATGACATGGGATTGGGGAAGACCATTCAAATCATTGCATTCCTTTCTGGAATGTATGATCATGAATTGGTTAATTATACTCTTCTTGTTATGCCAACCTCACTACTCGCCAACTGGACAAAGGAGTTTGCCAAGTGGGCACCAGGCATGCGCGTCAAAGAGTTTCATGGAAGCAAAGCGGAACGTAACCGAAATTTGGTGAGAATCCAAAGAAAAGGTGGCGTCGTCATTACCACATACAACATGTTGCTTACCAACTGGGAGCTCCTGTCCTCCTGTAATGGCCGTGAGTTTCGGTGGGATTATGTCATCTTGGATGAAGCGCACAAGATTAAATCATCCTCGACCAAAACTGCCAAAAGTGCTCATGCCATACCAGCTAAACATCGCATCCTTCTCACTGGTACACCTGTGCAAAACAACCTAAGCGAACTGTGGGCACTGTTCAACTTTGCATTTCAAGGTGCTCTTCTTGGTACAGCGAGAACATTCAAGACTGAGTATGAAAACCCAATCACCCGTGCCAGGGAGAGGGATGCAACCCCAGGGGAGAAGGCTCTTGGGCTGAAGATTTCTGAAAATTTGATGGCAATTATAAACCCTTACTTCATGAGGAGAACAAAGCAGGAAGTTcagatgaaaaagaaaaatgacactGATGGCAGGCAAAGCACAATGGATGTTGATAACAAGGAGAACGAAAATCCCAGGGCTGGAGGAGCAGATATGCCAACTCTCACAAGAAAGAATGACCTGATTGTATGGACTTACTTGAGTACAATCCAGGAAGACATCTACAGACAGTTCATTTCATTAGACCACATTAAAGAACTGCTCACGACCTGTCGCTCACCACTGGCAGAATTAACCGTCCTGAAAAAGCTCTGTGACCACCCAAGGCTGTTGTCAGCCAGGGCGGTTGCTCAGTTGGGTCTTGAAGAGGGTATCAACCCCAGGGAGCCTCATGATGAAAATGAGTCTGCTGCCTGCCAAATTGATCACATACCCGATGAGACCCTGGTGTCTGAATCTGGCAAGTTGACTTTTCTTGTAGCGCTCCTGGAAAGGTTGCGGGAGGAAGGCCATCGCACACTTGTGTTCTCTCATTCAAGGAAGATGTTGGACATAATCGAGCGAGTCTTGACCAACAAAGGATTCAAGCTCATGAGAGTTGATGGCACTGTAATTCATCTGCATGAGAGAGAGCGACGTATTGCAGTTttccagaaaaacaaacagtacACTGTGTTTCTTCTAACTACCCAAGTAGGAGGTGTGGGCATAACACTGACCGCAGCCAACAGAGTGGTCATCTTTGACCCAAGCTGGAATCCAGCAACAGATGCTCAGGCCGTAGACAGGGCATACCGGATTGGtcaaacagaaaatgttgtGATTTACCGGCTAATCACCTGTGGGACTGTGGAGGAGAAGATTTACAGACGTCAGGTCTTCAAGGATTCCTTGATCAGACAGACCACAGGAGATAAAAAGAATCCATTCCGGTATTTCAGTCAACAGCAGTTGCGGGAACTCTTCAAACTTGAAGAAACCCGGTCATCCTCGACTCAACAGCAGCTGCAGTCGATGCATTCCAATCAGCGACGTACTGATGCTGAGCTCGACGAACATATCGCTTACCTGCACTCTATGGACATGTTTGGTATTTCGGACCATGACCTTTTGTTCTCCCATGATGCAGCAGCACATGAAGACTACCCGGAGGATCAAGAATCTCAATGCTACATTGAGAACCGTGTGCTGAAAGCACATGAGCTGATGAAAGCAGAGTCAGAAATGCAGAAGCAATTCGTGGAAAACATTGCCTCCCGCACAGAACCTGCATACCTTCGAAATCCAGGTCCGGGAAAGAGGTCTACTGAAAGCAAGCCAGTCAAAGTACAACCAGCCATCAGTCCTGTGAGGATCCATGTCTCCAATGAAGTTTCCCCTGCAGTGGTGGACCTCACTCAATCTTCGCTGGACTCAGACGAGCATGTGCACAATCTAAGTAACAAACTAGGTGAATTTGTTCTTGATTGTAGCACTGAATACAAGAAGTCACCTGAACAAGTCAAAATAGAGGATGAAATGTATTCAAGAAATTCACCTTCTGTAATCCATTCCCTCATAGAAGTGCACTCATATTCAGAGAATGAAGTAGCAGACCCTTCAGTTCATGGAGATGATGAAAGGATGACTTCAATCCATGGGGATAATGACAGTGTTTTGTCAGTGCACGATAGTATAAATGTGGAAGGACTTGCGCATTCTGACCATGGAGAGCAGTCCTGCAGATCTGACAATCTTGAAAAGGCTGAAGTGCTTCCTACAATCCAACATTCTCCATCAGTTAATTTTGATACCAATGTTGTTGAATGTGACCCTGCAGTTCATTGTCAAATTAATTCTAAATGGTCTGTCCTTCAAGAGTCAGACATTGACAATGAAGGTGATCCAGAGCAATCCTGGAAGTCAAATTCTGAGTCCTTCCAAGGTAATTTCAATTTGCAGTTGGAAGATAGTGGTGAGGAAATGTTTCCCGATAAGGAAAATGGTGCCCTTGTGGAGGAGAACCCAGGTCTCCAGTTGCAGATGGAGGCCAGCGTCAATGTGTCTGCAACAGAGAGTAGAAGTGCCAATTGCATTAGTGAAGAAGACCCCACAGAAGACCCTTCCTTAttgttttcattgaaaaaaaagccCACACAAGTAATTTATGACagtgaagaagaggaagaaaactCCAATCATGATAATGGggatttccatttaaaaaggtCTTTCAATGAACCCTTAAAGGGGGTGGAGTGCTCCACTCCAAAGCCTGTCAAGACGGCAAGTTTCCTGTTGTCTTCCACGCCACACAGAAAGAGCATTGGCCTAAATGTATCTGTGGCATCCAGGAGGTCTTTAGTGGAATCCATGATTGAAGATGTAGAAGACCTCCTTGAGGATATGGATGCCGAAGAAGCCGAGCAGTCTGGTACTGTTCCGGAAAGCACAGGTTCTTACAGTGAGTCTGTCATGGAGGAAGAAGAGCCCAGTGGTGAAACTTTGAACACAGAGAGTGAGGAAACGGGAAGCCAGAGTATGTTTAATCAAACCGGTGAAGCTGAACCAACAGATGGAGGAAGCCTTTTGGAAGAATCAACCGGTGATTGTGAACTAGCCTCAGGTGAATCAATGGAACAGTGCACCCAGGGacaaacacagaacaacaaTGCAGCCTCCAGCATTGTTAGCAAATCCGCACATCTTCCAGAGGATGAGTACGAAAGTCTTTTGAGAACCGGGAAAGAATTCTATTCTGCAGGGAAACTCGAAGAGGCTTTGGATTTATTTCTCAAGGCTATTGATATCAGAAGTGGAGATCCTGAAATTCAGTTAATGACCATACAGCTTTATCGCCGGCTTAGCCAGCTGTAA